GCCGCTACGCCCTCGCCGACGCCGCCCACATGGGGGCGATCGTCGCCGACCCGCGCTACCCCGAGGTCCGCGCCTTCCTCACCGACCGGCTCGCCCGCGCCGTCGAGGAGTGGGGCATGGACGGCCTCAAGGTCGACTTCGTCGACTGGTTCGCCCGCGCCGCCGCCGACACCCCGGAGGCCGGGCCCGAGGCGGACTGCACGAGCGTGGATGAGGGCGTGGAACGGCTGCTCGCCGAGATCCGCCGCCGGATCACCGCTGCCGACCCGGAGGCGATGATCGAGCACCGCCAGCCGTACGTCAGCCCGGGCCTGTGGCCGTACGTCACCATGATCCGCGCCACCGACTGCCCGCTCAGCCCGCAGGAGAACCGCCAGCGGACGATCGACGTGCGGCTCGCCGCCGGGCCCGTCCCGGTCCACGCCGACATGCTGATGTGGCACCCGGCCGAACCGCCGGAGCAGATCGCCTGCCACCTGATCAACGTGTTGTTCTCGGTCCCGCAGATCTCCGTCGACCTCGCCGCGCAGGACGCCGGGCAGCGCGAGGCCATCGCCTTCTGGCTCGGCGTCTTCCGCGAGCACACCGCCACCCTGCAACTCGGCGAACTGCTGCCCGCCCGCCCGGACCTCGGCTACCCGATGGTCACCGCCCGCGGCGCCGACGTCGTCGCCGTCGCCCGCTACGCCGCGCTGCCGGTGAACGCCTCCGGCGACGGCTGGCGCACCCTGCTGGTCGCCAACGCCGACGCCGACCCGGACGTCCGGCTCACCGGCGGCCGGGGCACGGCCTCGGTGACCGTGCAGGACGCCCGAGGGCGTATCGTCCGGCAGGGCGAGGTCGAGCTGGCCGGGGCGGACGTGATCCCGGTCCCGCGCGGCGGGCTGCTCACCCTGCGCCGCCCCTGACGGGCTGTCGTTGACGGGTCACCGCCGACGGGCGGCTCCGAGTCGCCCGACCACGAGCCGCCCCCGACCACGCTTGGAGGACCGGATGCCCGAGGGGCCACACCGACCGCGCCGCGGCGCCGCCACGATCGAGGAGGTCGCCCGCGCGGCCGGGGTCTCCCGGCAGACCGTCTCCAATGCGCTCAACGCCCCGCACCGGGTCCGCCCGGACACCTTGGAGCGCGTCACCGCCGCGATCCGCGGACTCGGCTACCAGCCCGACCAGTCGGCCCGCTCCCTGCGCAGCGGGGCCCGGCGCACGATCGGCTACCTCGCCCCGGTGGACGACCCGCTCGACCCCAACCCGCTGATGGCCGGCTTCCTGGAGGCCCTGGTCGACGCGGCCGGGGCCGAGGGCCAGCGGGTGCTGCTGTTCCGGCCCTCGGCGACCTCGGCGACCTCGGGGGACGCGGCGGCCGCGACGGCCGCGATCGACGAGCTGGTGGCGGCCCGTCAGGTGGACGGCCTGGTGCTCGCGGACGTGCTGGCCGAGGACGCCCGGATCGCGCACGTCGCCCGGCTCGGCGTCCCCTTCGTCAGCTTCGGCCGCACCGGGCCGGGGGAGCCGCAGCACTGGGTGGACATCGCCAACGACGCGGCGATGGCCACGGTGGTGCGGCACCTCGCGGCGCTCGGCCACCGCCGGATCGGCTACCTCGGGGCCGCCGAGGAGCTGCCGTGGATGGCGGCGCGCCGGGCGGGCTTCCTCGCCGAGTCCCGCCGGCTGGGACTCACGGCCGTCACGGCGGTCACGGCGGGTGGGGCGGGTACGGCCGTTACGGCGGGTACGGCCGTCGGTTCGGCCGGTGCCCCGCCGAGCACGGCCGTCGACGCCGTCCGGGCGCTGCTGCGCGGCCCCGACCGGCCGACCGCCTTCGCGGCGGGCAGCGACCTGCTGGCGCTGGACGTGTACGAGGCGGTCCGGGCCGAAGGGCTCACGGTCGGCCCGGGCGGGGTGGCCGTCACCGGCTTCCACGACACGCCGCTCTGCCGCCACCTGCACCCCGCGCTCACCTCCGTCCGGCTGCCGCTGCGGCCGATCGCCGCCGTGCTGCTCGCCCGGCTGCTCGCCCAGGTGCGCGGGGAGGCGGCGCCGACGGCCGGGGCCGAGCTGCCGACGGAGCTGGTGGTACGGGCCAGCAGCGGGCAACCCGGTGGCGGACAGCCGGGCAGCGGGCAGCCGAGCAGCGGACCGCCCGGCCTCGGACCCGACTCAGTCGCCGGATGACGCGACGATCAGCTCGCCGACCAGTCCGGCCGCCGCCGCCCGGTGCTCGGCGGGCAGGGCGTCGTCGGTGACCAGGACGTCCAGCTGCGCCAGGGCGGCGAAGGAGGCCAGGCCGACCGCGTTCCACTTGGTGTGGTCGGCCACCGCGACGACCCGGCGAGCTGACTGCAGGAAGGTGCGGTTGGTCTCGGCCTCGGCGAGGTTGGGCGTGGTCAGCCCGGTCTCGGGGGAGAGGCCGTGGCAGCCGAGGATCAGCAGGTTGACGTGCAGCGAGCGGATGGCCTGGTCGGCGACCGGTCCGACCAGGGCGTCCGAGGGCGTCCGGACGCCGCCGGTGCGGATCACCGTCGCCGTGGCGGGGGTGCCGTCCTCGTCGGGCTGTTCGAGCAGGTCGGCGATCCGCAGCGAGTTGGTCACCACGGTCAGGCCCTCGACCGCGCGCAGGTGCCGGGCGACGGCGTAGGTGGTCGTCCCGGCGGAAAGTCCGACCGCCGAGCCGGGCGGCACCAGCGCGGCGGCCGCCCGGGCGATGACCTGCTTGGCCGGCAGCTCCCAGGTCGCCTTGGTCTCGAAGCCGGGTTCGCCGCTGGACGGCGCCTCGACCCGGACCGCACCGCCGTGCACCTTCTGCACCAGGCCGCGGCGGGCCAGCGCGTCCAGGTCGCGGCGGACCGTCATGTCGGACACGTCGAGGTCCCTGACCAGCTCGGTCACCCGGACTCCGCCGCGGGCGCGGACCTGCTCCAGGATCAGCACGCGGCGCTGTTCGGCCAGCGGTTGGGCGCTGTCAGCCATCGGGAGGCCTCCTTCGACCACCTCG
The genomic region above belongs to Streptomyces sp. 1331.2 and contains:
- a CDS encoding LacI family DNA-binding transcriptional regulator, which translates into the protein MPEGPHRPRRGAATIEEVARAAGVSRQTVSNALNAPHRVRPDTLERVTAAIRGLGYQPDQSARSLRSGARRTIGYLAPVDDPLDPNPLMAGFLEALVDAAGAEGQRVLLFRPSATSATSGDAAAATAAIDELVAARQVDGLVLADVLAEDARIAHVARLGVPFVSFGRTGPGEPQHWVDIANDAAMATVVRHLAALGHRRIGYLGAAEELPWMAARRAGFLAESRRLGLTAVTAVTAGGAGTAVTAGTAVGSAGAPPSTAVDAVRALLRGPDRPTAFAAGSDLLALDVYEAVRAEGLTVGPGGVAVTGFHDTPLCRHLHPALTSVRLPLRPIAAVLLARLLAQVRGEAAPTAGAELPTELVVRASSGQPGGGQPGSGQPSSGPPGLGPDSVAG
- a CDS encoding DeoR/GlpR family DNA-binding transcription regulator translates to MADSAQPLAEQRRVLILEQVRARGGVRVTELVRDLDVSDMTVRRDLDALARRGLVQKVHGGAVRVEAPSSGEPGFETKATWELPAKQVIARAAAALVPPGSAVGLSAGTTTYAVARHLRAVEGLTVVTNSLRIADLLEQPDEDGTPATATVIRTGGVRTPSDALVGPVADQAIRSLHVNLLILGCHGLSPETGLTTPNLAEAETNRTFLQSARRVVAVADHTKWNAVGLASFAALAQLDVLVTDDALPAEHRAAAAGLVGELIVASSGD
- a CDS encoding glycoside hydrolase family 36 protein yields the protein MTDIWEPHAPTATGALRPLHAPGPGELDLRASGTATVRELADGVVEVSAEGTGEVRIEWRVPCTDATAFWTPEPRGTGWLPAAWSAPRRTGLTVGAPIAALVGTGDVALCAFAAGRPDVLAGAGVVEETGEFRCWAQAADRLTVRIDTSRRHYARSLADLADWWCTGHTASGHAASGHAASGRTIAIPEAARRPAYSTWYSMHQDISPKAVETQAALGEQLGMDVIIVDDGWMTADRTRGYAHCGDWEPISLPDTAAHVRRVHDLGMRYLLWYALPFIGKDSAAYERIGRYALADAAHMGAIVADPRYPEVRAFLTDRLARAVEEWGMDGLKVDFVDWFARAAADTPEAGPEADCTSVDEGVERLLAEIRRRITAADPEAMIEHRQPYVSPGLWPYVTMIRATDCPLSPQENRQRTIDVRLAAGPVPVHADMLMWHPAEPPEQIACHLINVLFSVPQISVDLAAQDAGQREAIAFWLGVFREHTATLQLGELLPARPDLGYPMVTARGADVVAVARYAALPVNASGDGWRTLLVANADADPDVRLTGGRGTASVTVQDARGRIVRQGEVELAGADVIPVPRGGLLTLRRP